A part of Leucoraja erinacea ecotype New England unplaced genomic scaffold, Leri_hhj_1 Leri_705S, whole genome shotgun sequence genomic DNA contains:
- the LOC129694554 gene encoding mediator of DNA damage checkpoint protein 1-like, with protein sequence RQPGPPAPPRPGASAPPAAAGATMGCGISMKDMPIETQPGVQVSREDECQEPGLETPATLETKSRDGRFPDDPALALSHCKKRERCESGADPLMDLHPLELPQQVMCVALMHLQSSPKRGRKYKSSGRPPATAHDSNRPHPSASGATTKTRPPQSLSLSPLPAPDRPLVGKGRPIERTAGGQRPGTGTRDLEQRGGGVYSTSQLPETGGDTLPTKTPLTPQRTDCAQPVLAQPNPLTTDPENPSPSIRLTMGSRSSDAPNLQTTDPQNPSPVTQQSPDSHNPSPVPARKTHSLNPSPPGTASLEPNAAPPQRTDFPNPGGMGSGNSGHPAPPAADSLHPKTSSPPGTESREGEETGLESVDPSAAVRPGADSPDPKSHAPEGETPSIYSRAVTPDGGPGTPNPGAGTAAPVGEPGSRESQPLPPEAGREFLNPGAAAAVVIIQVGPGRSAPEPVAPGKPGSQQPRAVVRDTGTAFRNLTKFPTVQDLTPVGGWELPRASGFALERAAEFQWGRELPEIGNRSRDPTTVTSLIPERTLQDPDIPIPRLQDPDIPIPRLQDPDIPIPRLQDPISQPQDSKAQISQSQDSKTQISQSQDSKAQISQSQDSKTQVSQSQDSKTQISQSQDSKTQVSQSQDSKTQISQPQDSKTQISQSQDPKTQISQSQDSKTQISQSQDSKTQISQSHDPKTQISQSQDSKTQISQSQDSKSQVSQSQDSKTQISQSHDPKTQISQSQDSKTQISQSQDSKSQVSQSHDPKTLISQSHDSKAQISQSQDPKTQVSQSQDSKAQISQSHDSKPQAPEGRRPATQRSEDVSWERSPSLHESDADNSEATESEADSQAESEAEDSEEPEGDESTSASPEEACESRMSKSITPDSQSSEALESEESEGQDREPLSMEGSPEPQECGGLDLESGPSSPPNSPEYGDEPQISEPATEPQISQLPPCPLPVLEPPELVTPPNSASGPHKPDPLSAAPQHVQPPRHQRGEPPEFNLIPTHRSGAEPPNLDLLPAEQGAEPPKLVSATPGTVPQKSDPLEADRGAEPQHLDTLPTEQGAEPPNLDPLSTEQGAEPPKLVPATPGTVPQKSGPLEADRGAEPQHLDPLPTEQGGDEPPELVPATPGAVPQISDSLDTDRGAEPQHLDPLPTEQGGAEPPELGRAESGSVPQESDPGAAEPQLFDLPAAVHCTEPPKGTEPQKSDPVSTKLVCDPQKSAPPESEPLYAAGVSEPQHLGAGLVEPVTATSNLPPVQQRGVEPPNVAPPPTTPEAEPRKSGGAPEGGGAVPRKSERAVETQTLGPLAAESESGGGGAPQDVAPGGDGTGGTPKSGPFAARGGTEPQSLEDPEPASRELEDLSSNVSPSPVPRNPGGSDLEPEDGVPEPQDPEWEALSPSGSQQCELAPRAREEESEPPEPLPAQGERTEPQEREPLHTEEGPEPQGPEPGEPRDPEPASPGNGAQPLSTGRPTEPPNADLQGDADEPRYPAATEPQHSVPLSQGEEEDEQPRSELAPMEGASEPPKLEPLSAKRAIEPPKSKHPLRKETLYPMSPIPSH encoded by the exons CGGCAGCCGggaccccccgccccgccccgtccCGGCGCCTCCGCCCCTCCCGCTGCGGCTGGAGCCACCATGGGCTGCGGCATCTCCATGAAGGACATGCCCATCGAG ACACAGCCGGGGGTGCAGGTCTCCCGGGAGGACGAGTGCCAGGAGCCGGGGCTTGAGACGCCGGCGACATTGGAGACCAAGTCGCGGGATGGCCGCTTCCCCGACGACCCGGCGCTCGCCCTGTCCCACTGCAAGAAGCGGGAGCGCTGCGAGTCGGGGGCCGACCCGCTGATGGACCTCCACCCGCTCGAGTTGCCGCAGCAAGTCATGTGTGTCGCCCTGATGCACCTCCAGTCGTCGCCCAAGCGCGGCCGCAAGTACAAGAGCAGCGGGCGACCTCCGGCGACTGCCCACGACTCCAACCGGCCCCACCCTTCGGCGTCGGGGGCCACGACCAAGACACGACCGCCCCAGTCCTTGTCCTTGTCCCCACTGCCCGCTCCCGACCGGCCCCTGGTCGGCAAGGGGCGACCCATTGAGAGAACTGCTGGAGGACAGCGGCCGGGAACGGGGACCCGAGACCTGGAGCAAAGAGGTGGCGGCGTCTACTCAACATCTCAGCTGCCAGAGACGGGGGGAGACACACTCCCCACCAAGACTCCGCTCACCCCCCAGAGAACAGACTGCGCCCAGCCCGTCCTTGCCCAACCCAATCCCCTTACCACAGACCCGGAGAATCCCAGCCCTTCTATTCGACTTACGATGGGATCCCGGAGTTCCGACGCTCCCAACCTGCAGACCACAGATCCACAGAATCCCAGCCCCGTAACCCAGCAGAGCCCGGACTCCCACAATCCCAGCCCTGTCCCCGCACGGAAGACGCATTCCCTAAATCCCTCTCCGCCGGGAACAGCCTCCCTGGAGCCCAACGCCGCCCCTCCGCAGAGAACGGACTTCCCGAATCCCGGCGGGATGGGATCCGGGAATTCCGGCCATCCGGCTCCGCCAGCCGCGGATTCCCTCCATCCCAAAACATCCAGCCCGCCGGGAACCGAGTCCCGGGAAGGCGAGGAGACGGGGCTGGAATCCGTGGATCCCAGCGCCGCCGTTCGGCCGGGAGCGGACTCCCCCGATCCCAAATCCCACGCTCCCGAGGGAGAGACACCATCCATATATTCCCGAGCCGTCACTCCGGATGGGGGACCGGGAACACCGAATCCCGGGGCCGGGACCGCTGCTCCAGTCGGCGAGCCGGGATCCCGGgaatctcaacctctccctccagaGGCGGGAAGGGAATTCCTGAATCCCGGTGCCGCCGCCGCCGTCGTCATCATCCAGGTGGGACCGGGACGGTCCGCTCCCGAACCCGTCGCTCCAGGGAAACCGGGATCCCAGCAACCGAGGGCTGTGGTCCGGGACACGGGAACGGCGTTCCGAAACCTCACGAAATTCCCGACCGTCCAAGATCTGACCCCGGTCGGCGGCTGGGAATTACCCAGAGCCAGCGGATTCGCTCTGGAGCGAGCGGCGGAATTCCAATGGGGACGCGAACTTCCCGAGATTGGAAACCGATCCCGGGATCCCACAACCGTCACCTCGCTCATCCCAGAGAGAAC ACTGCAAGACCCAGATATCCCAATCCCAAGACTCCAAGACCCAGATATCCCAATCCCAAGACTGCAAGACCCAGATATCCCAATCCCAAGACTGCAAGACCCAATCTCCCAACCCCAAGACTCCAAGGCCCAGATATCCCAATCCCAAGACTCCAAGACCCAGATCTCCCAATCCCAAGACTCCAAGGCCCAGATATCCCAATCCCAAGACTCCAAGACCCAAGTCTCCCAATCCCAAGACTCCAAGACCCAGATATCCCAATCCCAAGACTCCAAGACCCAAGTCTCCCAATCCCAAGACTCCAAGACCCAGATATCCCAACCCCAAGACTCCAAGACCCAGATATCCCAATCCCAAGACCCCAAGACCCAGATATCCCAATCCCAAGACTCCAAGACCCAGATATCCCAATCCCAAGACTCCAAGACCCAGATATCCCAATCCCACGACCCCAAGACCCAGATATCCCAATCCCAAGACTCCAAGACCCAGATATCCCAATCCCAAGACTCCAAGTCTCAAGTTTCCCAATCCCAAGACTCCAAGACCCAGATATCCCAATCCCACGACCCCAAGACCCAGATATCCCAATCCCAAGACTCCAAGACCCAGATATCCCAATCCCAAGACTCCAAGTCCCAAGTTTCCCAATCCCACGACCCCAAGACCCTGATATCCCAATCCCACGACTCCAAGGCCCAGATATCCCAATCCCAAGAccctaaaacacaagtctcccaATCCCAAGACTCCAAGGCCCAGATATCCCAATCCCACGACTCCAAACCCCAAGCCCCCGAGGGCCGGCGACCAGCGACTCAGCGCTCGGAAGACGTGTCGTGGGAGCGCTCCCCGTCCCTCCACGAGTCCGACGCCGACAACTCGGAAGCCACGGAGTCGGAGGCGGACTCGCAGGCGGAGTCGGAGGCGGAAGATTCCGAGGAGCCAGAGGGGGACGAGTCAACGTCGGCCAGCCCGGAGGAGGCGTGTGAGTCCCGCATGTCCAAGTCCATCACCCCGGACTCGCAGAGCTCAGAGGCGCTGGAATCCGAGGAGTCGGAAGGGCAGGACCGGGAGCCGCTGTCCATGGAGGGGTCCCCTGAACCCCAAGAGTGCGGGGGACTAGACCTGGAGAGCGGCCCGTCATCTCCCCCCAACAGCCCAGAATACGGGGACGAACCCCAAATATCAGAGCCGGCCACCGAACCCCAAATATCTCAACTCCCCCCGTGTCCGCTCCCGGTACTGGAACCCCCAGAGCTTGTGACACCCCCAAACTCCGCCAGCGGACCCCACAAACCAGACCCCCTCTCTGCCGCACCCCAACACGTACAACCACCCCGCCACCAGAGAGGCGAACCCCCCGAATTCAACCTCATCCCGACCCATCGCAGCGGGGCCGAACCCCCAAATCTGGACCTTCTGCCAGCAGAACAAGGGGCCGAACCCCCAAAGTTAGTCTCTGCAACGCCAGGGACCGTACCCCAGAAATCAGACCCTCTGGAAGCTGATCGAGGAGCTGAACCCCAACATTTAGACACTCTCCCGACAGAACAAGGGGCCGAACCCCCAAATCTGGACCCTCTCTCGACAGAACAAGGGGCCGAACCCCCAAAGTTAGTCCCTGCAACGCCAGGGACCGTACCCCAGAAATCAGGCCCTCTGGAAGCTGATCGAGGAGCTGAACCCCAACATTTAGACCCTCTCCCGACAGAACAAGGGGGGGATGAACCCCCAGAATTAGTCCCTGCAACGCCAGGGGCCGTACCCCAGATATCAGATTCTCTTGATACAGATCGGGGAGCCGAACCCCAACATTTAGACCCGCTCCCGACAGAACAAGGGGGGGCTGAACCCCCAGAATTGGGCCGTGCAGAATCGGGAAGCGTACCCCAAGAGTCAGATCCCGGAGCAGCCGAACCCCAATTATTCGACCTTCCCGCCGCCGTGCATTGTACTGAACCCCCAAAAGGAACGGAACCCCAGAAATCTGACCCGGTCTCTACGAAACTAGTGTGTGATCCCCAGAAGTCGGCACCCCCTGAATCTGAACCCCTCTACGCGGCGGGAGTGTCTGAACCCCAACATTTGGGCGCTGGCCTGGTGGAGCCAGTGACTGCAACATCCAACCTGCCGCCTGTGCAACAAAGGGGGGTCGAACCCCCAAATGTTGCCCCTCCCCCAACAACGCCAGAGGCCGAACCCCGAAAATCTGGGGGCGCCCCCGAGGGGGGAGGGGCCGTACCCCGAAAATCAGAGCGAGCGGTCGAAACCCAAACTTTGGGCCCTCTGGCAGCAGAGTCAgagtcggggggagggggtgcaccCCAAGATGTTGCCCCAGGGGGAGATGGTACAGGGGGAACCCCGAAATCAGGGCCGTTCGCAGCAAGGGGGGGAACTGAACCCCAAAGTCTTGAAGACCCGGAACCGGCCTCTAGAGAATTGGAGGATCTATCGTCGAATGTTTCTCCTTCCCCCGTACCCCGAAATCCTGGGGGGTCCGACCTGGAGCCGGAGGACGGCGTTCCCGAACCCCAAGATCCGGAATGGGAAGCCCTCTCTCCAAGCGGATCCCAGCAGTGTGAGCTTGCACCCCGAGCAAGAGAGGAAGAGAGTGAACCCCCAGAGCCTCTCCCCGCCCAGGGAGAGAGAACTGAACCCCAAGAACGTGAGCCCCTCCATACAGAGGAAGGGCCTGAACCCCAGGGTCCAGAGCCGGGTGAACCCCGGGATCCAGAGCCGGCATCTccggggaacggggcccaacccCTCTCTACAGGGAGACCGACTGAACCCCCAAACGCTGACCTCCAGGGGGATGCAGATGAGCCCCGGTATCCGGCAGCAACCGAACCCCAACATTCTGTGCCCCTCTctcagggggaggaggaggacgagCAGCCGAGATCTGAGCTCGCCCCGATGGAGGGGGCGAGTGAACCCCCCAAATTGGAGCCACTCTCCGCCAAGAGGGCAATAGAACCCCCCAAATCCAAACACCCCCTGCGCAAGGAGACCCTGTACCCCATGTCCCCAATCCCTTCCCACTAG